In one window of Candidatus Avedoeria danica DNA:
- a CDS encoding ABC transporter ATP-binding protein yields the protein MVVNVEGVSFTYPRSDRPALDGIDVSIAPGEIFGFLGPSGAGKSTTQRILIGLLQGYTGDVRVFGRPPKAWGADYYERIGVSFEFPNHFLKLTARENLHAFAALYGGPTRDPDALLAAVALADDADVRVAQYSKGMKARLSVARSLLHNPELLFWDEPTAGLDPVNARRMKDLARAEQAAGQTIFLTTHDMMLADALCDRVALLVDGRIAALDTPRALKLRHGRRVVRVEGEDEAGDATAADFPLDGLADDAAFHAALRRGHVRAIHSQEATLEDVFLATTGRSLA from the coding sequence ATGGTTGTCAACGTCGAGGGCGTTTCGTTCACCTACCCGCGCAGCGATCGGCCCGCCCTGGACGGGATCGACGTCTCGATCGCGCCGGGCGAGATCTTCGGCTTCCTCGGCCCGAGCGGCGCCGGGAAGTCGACGACGCAGCGGATCCTCATCGGGCTCCTGCAGGGCTACACGGGCGATGTCCGGGTGTTCGGCCGGCCGCCGAAGGCGTGGGGCGCGGACTATTACGAGCGGATCGGCGTCTCGTTCGAGTTCCCGAACCACTTCCTGAAGCTCACCGCGCGCGAGAACCTCCACGCGTTCGCCGCGCTCTACGGCGGCCCGACGCGCGACCCCGACGCCCTCCTGGCCGCCGTGGCGCTCGCGGACGACGCCGACGTCCGCGTGGCGCAGTACTCCAAGGGCATGAAGGCCCGGCTGAGCGTCGCGCGCAGCCTGCTGCACAATCCGGAGCTCCTGTTCTGGGACGAGCCGACGGCCGGCCTCGACCCGGTGAACGCGCGCCGGATGAAGGACCTGGCCCGCGCCGAGCAGGCCGCCGGCCAGACGATCTTCCTCACGACGCACGACATGATGCTGGCCGACGCGCTGTGCGACCGCGTCGCCCTCCTCGTCGACGGCCGGATCGCCGCCCTCGACACGCCGCGCGCCCTCAAGCTGCGCCACGGGCGGCGCGTCGTGCGCGTCGAGGGCGAGGACGAGGCCGGCGATGCGACGGCCGCCGACTTCCCGCTCGACGGCCTGGCCGACGACGCCGCCTTCCACGCCGCGCTGCGCCGCGGGCACGTGCGCGCGATCCACAGCCAGGAGGCGACGCTCGAGGACGTCTTCCTCGCGACGACCGGTCGCTCACTGGCATGA